One segment of Schistocerca nitens isolate TAMUIC-IGC-003100 chromosome 3, iqSchNite1.1, whole genome shotgun sequence DNA contains the following:
- the LOC126247992 gene encoding uncharacterized protein LOC126247992 encodes MADKVSETKEETKETTTKDVKETKETVEDKKKEKEVEDSGPKENGAVQKDESEDKTDAEESSEKKESDATSGKRKSESLEASEDAGSEGATPEKKAKVEKKKESSSNGEATA; translated from the exons ATGGCCGATAAAGTATCAGAAACCAA GGAGGAAACAAAGGAGACTACCACGAAGGATGTGAAAGAGACGAAAGAAACTGTAGAAGATAAGAAGAAAGAGAAGGAAGTCGAAGACAGTGGACCTAAGGAAAATGGTGCTGTCCAGAAGGATGAATCAGAGGATAAAACTGACGCTGAAGAGAGCTCAGAGAAAAAAG AATCAGATGCCACTAGTGGTAAGAGGAAGTCAGAATCACTTGAAGCTTCTGAAGATGCTGGATCTGAAGGAGCAACCCCGGAGAAGAAAGCCAAAGTTGAGAAGAAGAAAGAATCCTCTTCCAATGGAGAGGCTACTGCTTAA